The window AGGTCCGACACTGTCGGCGCTACGTAGCCGGCCCACGTAAACGGTGTCGCTGTCGGTCGCCGGCTCCCCCGGTAACGACGCGCCGCTGGACCGTCTGTGCTCCCCCGCACCTTTTAGTCGAGTGACGTGAAGCCGACCCATGGTCGAGTTCGAGTTCGACGTCGACTGGGCGCGCGCCGCCTGGATCGCGTTCGGCGCCGTGCTGGTGGCGGCGCTGCTCGTGGTGGGCTACGCCTTCGTCGGGACGTTCGTCTTCGGCCTGTTCATCTACTACGCCACCCGGCGGCTCTACCGGCGCGTGCGTCGCCGGATCGGTCCCCCCAGCGTCGCCGCCGCGGCGTCGCTGCTCCTGCTCGCGCTGCCGGCGCTGGCGCTGCTGACGTACACGCTCGTCGTCGCCGTGAGCCAGCTCTCGGCGTTCGCGGAGGGTCTGAACGGCGCGTCTGACCAGCTCCAGCCGCTGCTGGACCTCGTGGGGCCGTACGCGGGGGAGGCGACCGGCTTCCCGGACCCCGCGACCGTGCTGACGGGCATCGGCGCCGGCACGATCTCGACGACGCTCGAGAGCGCCGCCGGCTACCTCGCCGTCCTCGGGGTCGGGCTGTTGCACCTGTTCGTGATGCTCGCGCTGGCGTTCTACCTGCTGCGGGACGGCCCGCGGTTCAACCGCTGGCTCCGCAACTTCACCGACCAGCGCGGCGTCCTCGACCAGTACCTCCGCGAGGTCGATCGGAGCCTCGACAAGGTGTTCTACGGCAACATCCTCAACGCCATCATCACGGGCATCGTCGGCGCGATCACCTTCAGCCTGCTCCAGTACGCCGCTCCCACGGAGGCCGTCGCCATTCCGTACCCGGCGCTGGTCGGGCTGCTGACCGGCGTCGCCAGCCTGATCCCCGTCGTCGGAATGAAACTCGTCTACGTCCCGCTGGCCATCTACATGGCGATCCGAGGCGTCATGACCGGCGAGGGGCTGTGGTTCGTCGGCATGTTCGCGCTGGTGGCGTTCGTCATCGTCGACACCATCCCGGACCTGCTCGTCCGGCCCTACGTCTCCGGCGGGACGCTCCACACGGGCGCGCTGATGTTCGCCTACATCCTCGGCCCGCTGATCTGGGGCTGGTACGGCATCTTCCTGGGACCGATGCTGCTGGTGCTCGTGGTCCACTTCGCGCGTATCGTCGCCCCCGAGCTGCTCTCGCACGAGCCGATCAGACCCTACGCGGTCGACCCGGGAGTGCTCGGCCCGGGCGAAACAGATGGGCCGGCGGACGCGACCGGCGCCGGAACGGCTCCCGACGGGTCGGGCGAGACCTCGCCGGACCGGTAGCGGTCGAACGCACCGGATCCGCTCGACGGGAACGGCGGGCCCGACGACGCGCGACCGGTCCGACTGCCGCGGCGGTCAGGCCTCGTTCTCGGCGTCGACGTACTGGTCCTCCCACTCGCGGCGCGCCTCGATCTCACGGCGGCCGCGACGGGTCAGCGTGTAGAAGTTCGTCCGGCGGTCGCGCTGGCCCTTCTCGACGAGCCCCTTCTCGACGAGCGTGTCCAGGTTGGGGTAGAGGCGCCCGTGGTGGATTTCCTTCTCGTAGTAGTCTTCCAGCTCTTCTTTGATCGCCAGCCCGTGTGGTTCCTCCCGGCCCGCGATGACGTACAGGAGGTCCCGCTGGAAGCCTGTCAGGTCGTACATCGGTAAAGTCTATTCGTACTGTTATTGTCGTAATCGCATAAATATATCGCATCGCCCGTATCGGGGACCGGACCGCCTGACGAAGCCCGTACGTGGACGTTCAATACCAGTAAACTAATTGATGTGTCGGTCGTCCGAATCCAGTCATCTAGCTATCACGACTGCAATATGATACCTTTCGGACCCGGGTCGCCCCTCGCTGCTCGCGCCGGCGACCGATCGGTCGACGCCGTCCGTCTCCCCGCGGCCGCTGGCGCCGTCGCCGACGGCTGGCGCTCCGTAGATTCCCGCTCCGACCGGATGCCGAGTCGCGCCGGGGGCCGGCGAGTGAGTCGGACGGCCGAACGAACCGAGAGCCGAGGACAGCGGGCCCGGAGCGACCGCACCGCCGACGGCTCACCGGACAGGCGTCGACGGCGGGCGCCGACCGGCGTCGGTGGCGAGCCCACGGCTACGAGACGTCGCGTCGAAAGCAAGTGGAAAACGGCCGCGCGGAAAAGTGCGCGGCCGTTTGCCGCCCTGAATTGGTCCCCGCTGACGCTTCGGCCCTCCAAGCGAAGCGTCACGTGAACGGTGGGCTCAGATCCACTTAAATGTACCGGCCGCTGTCGATTCCCGGCCGTTCGGCCGTCGCTGACCGGCGTCTCGTCGCCGGGCCCCGTCACGGAATTGACTTGTGGCGTCGCCACTGACGGTGGACTATGAAGGTCCGCGGGCACCGCGAGTGCAAGGACTGCGGGACGCGGTGGTCCTACTACGACACGGGGAGCGTCGTCTGTCCGGACTGCGGGAGCATGCACAGCGTGGGCGTCGACGAGCGGACCCGCCACACCGACGCGCCCGCCACGTTCGACCTGACGCCGGTGCGGGGCCGCATCGACGAGGACCCGCTGCGGCGGGTCGCCGAGGACGCCGCCGAGCGGGCGGCCGAGTACGTCCGCAAGCGCGGGTTCGTCGACGCCGGCGACCTCCGGCCCCTCGACGAGACGTTCGTGGCCGCGGCGCTGGTCCGCCACGTCGGCGGCGAGTTCGCGCGCGGCCTCCAGCACGGCGACGCGGAGGAGCTGTACTTCCTGTCGCTGCTCCGCGACGCCGACGGCGGCGAGCGCCCGCCCGCCGAGGAGGTCCCCGAGTCGCTGTGGTCGCCCCACGGCCTCGGGCTGGCCGCCGCCGTCGAGGCCTACCAGCGCGACCTCCGGACGTACCTGGACGACCACCCGGACGAACACGCCCGCCGGCTGTCCGGCCGGGTCCGCGACCACCGCAAACGGATGGAGGCGCTGGACGGCGACGTGCCGCCCCGCGACGCCGAGCGGCTCCTCCACGCCGTCCGCGACGTCGGGAAGTACGTCGCCGAGGGCGACGAGAGCGCGCTCGTGACGGCGGACAACTGGCTGGAAGGGCTCGAAAACGACTGAGAGTCGGCGGTGTCGGACGTCAGAAGATCGTCAGGGCAGCTCGACGTCGACGCCGTGCTGGAGGCCGGTCGCCTTGACCGTGTTGTACAGCAGCATCGCACGGGTCATCGGGCCGACGCCGCCGGGGACGGGCGTGATGGCGCCCGCCACTTCCTTCGCGCTCTCGAAGTCGACGTCGCCGACCAGCTCGTAGCCCTTCTCGTTGTCGGCGTCGACGCGGTTGACGCCGACGTCGATGACGGTCGCGCCCTCGGCGATCATGTCGCCGTCGATCATCTCCGGGACGCCCGCCGCGGCGACCACGACGTCCGCGTCGCCGGTCTTCGCGGCGAGGTCGTCGGTGCGGGAGTGACACACCGTCACCGTCGCGTTGCCGTCGTCGGCCTTCTGGAGCAGGAGGTTGGCCATCGGCTTGCCGACGATGTCAGACCGGCCGACGACGACGGCGTCCTTCCCCTCGGTGTCGACGCCGGCGGCGGAAAGCAGCTTCTGGACGCCGTGGGGCGTGCAGGGCCGGAAGCGCGCCTCGCCGGCGACGAGCCTGCCGACGTTCTCCGGGTGGAAGCCGTCGACGTCCTTCAGCGGGTCGATGCGCTCCAGAACGGCCCGGTCGTCGACGTGGTCCGGCACGGGCATCTGGACGAGGATCCCGTTGACCGACTCGTCGGCGTTGAGGTCGTCGATGGTGTCGAACAGCTCGTCGGCGGGCGCGTCGGGGTCGATTTCGACGTCCAGCGCCTCGATGCCGACCTCCTCGCAGTCGTCCTGCTTCATCGAGACGTACGTCTCGCTGGCGGGGTCGTCGCTCATCAGTACCGTCGCCAGCGTCGGTCGGTGGCCGGCGTCGGCCAGCGCGTCGATCGAGTCGACGAGGTCGTCGCGGATCGACTGGGCGACCTCGTTGCCGTCGATGATTTCGGTCATCACGTAGACGGGCGCGTCCGGGCTGTAAAAACGTCACCATGACACTGTCGACACAGTCGGGAACTCGCGGCGGCGGCTTCGGACGGCGTCGGCGCGCCCCCTGCCCTCAGGGACAGGACTCGTCGGCGAAGTCGTCGGGCTCCGCGCCCTGCCTG of the Halomicrobium salinisoli genome contains:
- a CDS encoding AI-2E family transporter, which encodes MVEFEFDVDWARAAWIAFGAVLVAALLVVGYAFVGTFVFGLFIYYATRRLYRRVRRRIGPPSVAAAASLLLLALPALALLTYTLVVAVSQLSAFAEGLNGASDQLQPLLDLVGPYAGEATGFPDPATVLTGIGAGTISTTLESAAGYLAVLGVGLLHLFVMLALAFYLLRDGPRFNRWLRNFTDQRGVLDQYLREVDRSLDKVFYGNILNAIITGIVGAITFSLLQYAAPTEAVAIPYPALVGLLTGVASLIPVVGMKLVYVPLAIYMAIRGVMTGEGLWFVGMFALVAFVIVDTIPDLLVRPYVSGGTLHTGALMFAYILGPLIWGWYGIFLGPMLLVLVVHFARIVAPELLSHEPIRPYAVDPGVLGPGETDGPADATGAGTAPDGSGETSPDR
- a CDS encoding TFIIB-type zinc ribbon-containing protein; the encoded protein is MKVRGHRECKDCGTRWSYYDTGSVVCPDCGSMHSVGVDERTRHTDAPATFDLTPVRGRIDEDPLRRVAEDAAERAAEYVRKRGFVDAGDLRPLDETFVAAALVRHVGGEFARGLQHGDAEELYFLSLLRDADGGERPPAEEVPESLWSPHGLGLAAAVEAYQRDLRTYLDDHPDEHARRLSGRVRDHRKRMEALDGDVPPRDAERLLHAVRDVGKYVAEGDESALVTADNWLEGLEND
- a CDS encoding PadR family transcriptional regulator, which encodes MYDLTGFQRDLLYVIAGREEPHGLAIKEELEDYYEKEIHHGRLYPNLDTLVEKGLVEKGQRDRRTNFYTLTRRGRREIEARREWEDQYVDAENEA
- a CDS encoding bifunctional methylenetetrahydrofolate dehydrogenase/methenyltetrahydrofolate cyclohydrolase, encoding MTEIIDGNEVAQSIRDDLVDSIDALADAGHRPTLATVLMSDDPASETYVSMKQDDCEEVGIEALDVEIDPDAPADELFDTIDDLNADESVNGILVQMPVPDHVDDRAVLERIDPLKDVDGFHPENVGRLVAGEARFRPCTPHGVQKLLSAAGVDTEGKDAVVVGRSDIVGKPMANLLLQKADDGNATVTVCHSRTDDLAAKTGDADVVVAAAGVPEMIDGDMIAEGATVIDVGVNRVDADNEKGYELVGDVDFESAKEVAGAITPVPGGVGPMTRAMLLYNTVKATGLQHGVDVELP